One Streptomyces sp. SAI-135 DNA segment encodes these proteins:
- a CDS encoding FMN-binding protein yields the protein MKRAIPVVVLSIAGLVPVWLYQPSAGTSTAQATTPAPTTSSAGTSGTNVVTTTTIDTEKGPVQLQVTFAGTKITAVKLLQQPDHPQTEAAVPKLVAETLQAQSADIDTVSGATITSEAYKKSLQAAIDDNAKTASAASSSPSASAQSSRTVDGTAVDTEKGTVQVQVTFEGDEISAVRMLQQPNHPQTTAAVPKLVAETLQAQSADIDTVSGATITSDGYKESLQAAIDAKG from the coding sequence GTGAAACGAGCCATACCCGTCGTCGTCCTGAGCATCGCGGGCCTGGTCCCCGTGTGGCTGTACCAGCCCTCGGCCGGCACCTCCACCGCCCAGGCCACCACCCCCGCGCCCACGACCTCCTCCGCCGGGACGTCCGGCACGAACGTCGTCACGACCACGACGATCGACACGGAGAAGGGACCTGTGCAGCTCCAGGTGACCTTCGCCGGCACGAAGATCACCGCCGTGAAGCTGCTCCAGCAGCCCGACCACCCGCAGACCGAGGCCGCCGTGCCGAAGCTGGTCGCGGAGACCCTCCAGGCGCAGAGCGCGGACATCGACACCGTCTCCGGTGCCACGATCACCAGCGAGGCGTACAAGAAGTCCCTCCAGGCGGCGATCGACGACAACGCGAAGACGGCGTCGGCGGCCTCGTCGTCCCCGTCCGCGTCCGCGCAGTCCTCCCGGACCGTCGACGGCACCGCGGTCGACACCGAGAAGGGCACCGTCCAGGTCCAGGTGACCTTCGAGGGCGACGAGATCAGCGCCGTGAGGATGCTCCAGCAGCCGAACCACCCGCAGACCACCGCGGCCGTGCCGAAGCTGGTCGCGGAGACCCTCCAGGCGCAGAGCGCGGACATCGACACCGTCTCCGGTGCGACCATCACCAGTGACGGCTACAAGGAGTCCCTCCAGGCCGCGATCGACGCGAAGGGCTGA
- a CDS encoding FAD:protein FMN transferase translates to MHRVEHVMGFPVSLRVDDEHVPESAADAVFGWLREADARFSPFKEDSEVSRYDRGELSAADLSADLREILALCEHYRVATGGAFDVRPPGRRLDPCAVVKGWSVQRAAELLGAAGATRFVLNAGGDVVTAGGPWRVGVRHPEHADKLCTVLSLTDGAVATSARYERGDHILDARTGRPATGLLSLTVVAATLTEADSVATAAFALGPEGVDWAASLDGCEVFAVDAERRVLRTPGFPAAA, encoded by the coding sequence ATGCACCGCGTCGAACACGTCATGGGTTTCCCGGTCTCGCTCCGGGTCGACGACGAGCACGTCCCCGAGTCCGCCGCGGACGCGGTCTTCGGGTGGCTGCGCGAGGCCGACGCCCGGTTCAGCCCGTTCAAGGAGGACAGCGAGGTCTCGCGGTACGACCGGGGCGAGCTGTCCGCCGCCGACCTGAGCGCGGACCTGCGCGAGATCCTGGCCCTGTGCGAGCACTACCGGGTCGCCACCGGCGGCGCCTTCGACGTACGGCCACCCGGCCGCCGGCTCGATCCCTGCGCGGTGGTCAAGGGCTGGTCGGTGCAGCGGGCGGCGGAGCTGCTCGGGGCGGCCGGAGCGACCCGCTTCGTCCTCAACGCCGGCGGCGACGTGGTCACCGCGGGCGGCCCCTGGCGGGTGGGCGTACGGCACCCCGAGCACGCCGACAAGCTGTGCACGGTGCTCTCCCTCACCGACGGGGCGGTGGCCACCTCCGCCCGCTACGAGCGCGGCGACCACATCCTCGACGCCCGCACCGGCCGCCCGGCGACCGGCCTGCTCAGCCTGACGGTCGTGGCGGCGACGCTGACGGAAGCCGACTCGGTCGCCACGGCGGCCTTCGCCCTCGGCCCCGAGGGCGTCGACTGGGCGGCCTCCCTGGACGGCTGCGAGGTCTTCGCGGTGGACGCGGAACGACGGGTGCTGCGCACGCCCGGCTTTCCCGCGGCGGCCTGA
- a CDS encoding glycosyltransferase family 39 protein has protein sequence MTTLAPPPAPTAQDGRHRAAPPATSSRLRRMFTGAPQDPRWARPALWAILVLAAALYAWNLSSLTGNTFYDAAVYSGTRSWKAFFFGALDSGSFITVDKPPFALWVMGLSARAFGYGTWQLMLPMVAVGTGSVALLYRMVRRDFGAVAATIAALALTLTPITVAINRDTNPDPVLVFLMLLGAAALTKAVRTGRLMPLVWSGVAIGFAFNTKMMQAYVVLPAFSLVYLWAARTGLGRRVRNLAVATLALVVSSAWWMVVVDLVPASSRPYIGGSTDNTVWDLVIGYNGFGRIFGASSSVGSQGNGASFGGEAGLDRLFNSIMGGQISWLIPFAIIALIGGLVLRGRAPRTDAQRAALLLWGGWFVLHYLTFALAEGTFHPYYVTAMAPGLAALAGIGAVLLHRAFREGSAAKWGWVLPAAIAVSTVWAVVLLQRVSGSGTLYTVAEVVAGVAGAVAVIGLLLGRFTRRQRLTGLAALAAVVALLAGPAAYSVSAAASSTNGTNPTAGPSTGGMGGGQRPSGSGGPGGSTSSSDSQSTGRPPSGDAPSGTGRDGGGMGGTQVSSAMISYLKKHQDGAGWLVAVATDQTASSIILESGEPVISMGGWSGSDNAMTLAKLKSLVKSGKLHYIVVGDSGQGSSDSAISAWVEKNGTAVSAYSGLYRLDASDVG, from the coding sequence ATGACGACCCTCGCCCCACCGCCCGCGCCGACCGCCCAGGACGGCAGGCACCGGGCCGCGCCGCCCGCCACGAGCAGCCGGCTGCGCAGGATGTTCACCGGTGCCCCGCAGGACCCCCGCTGGGCCCGCCCCGCGCTCTGGGCGATCCTGGTGCTGGCCGCGGCGCTGTACGCCTGGAACCTGTCGTCCCTCACCGGCAACACCTTCTACGACGCGGCCGTCTACTCCGGCACCAGGAGCTGGAAGGCGTTCTTCTTCGGCGCGCTGGACTCGGGCAGCTTCATCACGGTCGACAAACCGCCGTTCGCCCTGTGGGTCATGGGTCTCTCCGCCCGCGCGTTCGGGTACGGAACCTGGCAGCTGATGCTGCCGATGGTCGCGGTCGGCACCGGTTCGGTGGCCCTGCTGTACCGCATGGTCAGGCGGGACTTCGGCGCCGTCGCGGCCACGATCGCGGCGCTCGCGCTCACCCTCACGCCCATCACGGTCGCGATCAACCGGGACACCAACCCCGACCCGGTGCTGGTCTTCCTGATGCTGCTCGGCGCGGCCGCGCTGACGAAGGCCGTGCGCACCGGCCGGCTGATGCCGCTGGTCTGGTCGGGGGTCGCGATCGGTTTCGCGTTCAACACGAAGATGATGCAGGCGTACGTCGTCCTGCCGGCCTTCTCCCTGGTCTACCTGTGGGCCGCGCGCACCGGCCTGGGCAGGCGTGTCCGCAACCTCGCCGTCGCCACCCTCGCCCTGGTCGTCTCCAGCGCCTGGTGGATGGTGGTCGTCGACCTCGTCCCCGCCTCCTCGCGTCCGTACATCGGCGGCTCCACCGACAACACCGTGTGGGACCTGGTCATCGGCTACAACGGCTTCGGCCGGATCTTCGGGGCGAGTTCCTCGGTCGGCTCGCAGGGCAACGGCGCGAGCTTCGGCGGTGAGGCGGGGCTCGACCGCCTGTTCAACAGCATCATGGGCGGCCAGATCTCCTGGCTGATCCCCTTCGCGATCATCGCACTGATCGGCGGTCTGGTGCTGCGGGGCCGGGCGCCCCGCACGGACGCCCAGCGGGCGGCGCTGCTGCTGTGGGGCGGCTGGTTCGTCCTGCACTACCTGACCTTCGCGCTCGCCGAGGGCACCTTCCACCCGTACTACGTCACCGCCATGGCACCCGGCCTCGCGGCCCTCGCCGGTATCGGCGCGGTGCTGCTCCACCGGGCCTTCCGGGAGGGTTCGGCGGCCAAGTGGGGCTGGGTGCTGCCTGCCGCGATCGCGGTCAGCACGGTGTGGGCGGTGGTCCTGCTCCAGCGGGTCTCCGGCTCCGGGACGCTGTACACGGTCGCCGAGGTCGTGGCCGGCGTCGCGGGCGCGGTCGCGGTGATCGGGCTGCTGCTCGGCCGGTTCACCCGGCGGCAGCGGCTGACGGGCCTCGCGGCCCTCGCCGCGGTCGTCGCCCTGCTCGCCGGTCCCGCCGCGTACTCGGTGTCGGCGGCGGCCTCCAGCACCAACGGCACCAATCCGACGGCCGGTCCGAGCACCGGTGGCATGGGCGGAGGGCAGCGCCCGAGCGGCAGCGGCGGCCCGGGCGGCAGCACGAGCAGCTCCGACAGCCAGTCCACGGGCCGGCCGCCGTCGGGCGACGCCCCGTCCGGCACCGGCCGCGACGGCGGAGGCATGGGCGGCACGCAGGTGTCCTCCGCGATGATCTCGTACCTGAAGAAGCACCAGGACGGGGCCGGCTGGCTGGTCGCGGTGGCCACCGACCAGACCGCCTCCTCGATCATCCTGGAGTCCGGTGAGCCGGTGATCTCCATGGGCGGCTGGTCGGGGTCCGACAACGCCATGACCCTCGCCAAGCTCAAGAGCCTCGTGAAGTCCGGCAAGCTGCACTACATCGTCGTCGGCGACAGCGGCCAGGGGTCCTCGGACTCCGCGATCTCCGCCTGGGTCGAGAAGAACGGCACGGCGGTGAGCGCCTACAGCGGCCTGTACCGCCTGGACGCCTCCGACGTCGGCTGA
- a CDS encoding zeta toxin family protein: MTEIFEDIRRTRLTDVPECPNPESVWVLSQPGGGKSRSVRRWPPALPGCRPLRIVGDDFKAFHPSYEPLLARCHRTAGQRIRPYYQTWQAWTEEFVRKLRGDAVIESAPGSAEQFLDSVAPFREAGYGTRLDAVATRPADSRLGTAVRYLRTAGPDRLLPARFTTAAGHDQCVTALAASVRAAEQEAAVDQVRVRRPDGTLLYEARRGPDGFERPGALAALEAEWNRPYTDAEATGFVGDLVWLHRRLPEYREELREIGERALPLLPAGLRLP, encoded by the coding sequence ATGACGGAGATTTTCGAGGACATCAGACGAACTCGCCTGACCGATGTCCCGGAGTGCCCGAATCCCGAGAGCGTGTGGGTCCTCTCCCAGCCGGGCGGCGGCAAGTCCCGGAGCGTGCGCCGCTGGCCGCCCGCTCTGCCGGGCTGCCGGCCGCTGCGCATCGTCGGCGACGACTTCAAGGCCTTCCACCCCTCCTACGAGCCACTGCTGGCGCGCTGCCACCGCACCGCCGGCCAGCGGATCCGGCCCTACTACCAGACCTGGCAGGCCTGGACCGAGGAGTTCGTGCGCAAACTCCGGGGCGACGCCGTCATCGAGTCGGCCCCCGGCTCCGCCGAGCAGTTCCTGGACTCGGTCGCCCCGTTCCGCGAGGCGGGCTACGGCACCCGGCTCGACGCCGTGGCCACGCGGCCCGCGGACAGCCGACTGGGGACGGCCGTCCGCTATCTCCGCACAGCCGGTCCGGACCGGCTGCTGCCGGCCCGGTTCACGACCGCCGCCGGACACGACCAGTGCGTCACTGCGCTCGCCGCCTCGGTGCGCGCGGCTGAACAGGAGGCCGCCGTCGACCAGGTGCGGGTCCGGCGCCCCGACGGCACCCTGCTCTACGAGGCGCGGCGCGGGCCGGACGGATTCGAGCGGCCCGGCGCCCTCGCGGCGCTCGAGGCCGAATGGAACCGCCCGTACACCGACGCGGAGGCCACGGGGTTCGTCGGCGATCTGGTGTGGCTGCACAGACGCTTGCCGGAGTACCGGGAGGAACTGCGCGAGATCGGGGAGCGGGCTCTGCCCCTGCTGCCCGCGGGCCTGCGCCTGCCGTGA
- a CDS encoding ATP/GTP-binding protein — MGDGRDLRTLFGSNDREIHAAEQFTNRQEQWEAVTAALGDHLRTVGAPAFDIEDLETPRDNVLVFHGVGGIGKSTLSRKVEAALAHSEHRPAQWGAPVWGNGHPRVLPVRIDLARSAGTDFERVVLTIRLALAELGRPLPAFDLALRRYWDQIHPGEPLEEYLRRGGLGRRFGRVVPQQMQSALADIAQALLLPGTVGAVVGQVTGALVRALRDHRASVRALAECTRLADFLEAEPDLDSLAYATHLLAWEIARLPRGRAVVPVILLDTFEDVGDRVHRDLERLLQRVVWLMPNAFFVITGRSRLQWADEALHGQLDWAGPAAWPGLAVAEDPAADPDAPHPPGGPPPGSAGRARGARQILVGDFSAEDCDDYLARRLTRDGNPVMGPEVRAVVTARSHGLPLHLDLAVQRFLAIRRTGRDPRPADLDLDFPALIVRTLSDLTPDERHVLRSVSLLDNFDVALASRAAGMTYESAALRMVERPFVRFDPHAVWPYHLHGVIRSTIRTAGDRADDRWSERDWTRAAERAFEAIGERRAAAPVPDRTLLVNCLRQGLRLARDFGLGLGWLADAAWAYVGDSVWEPLAPPAPEGLAPSPLRTAADALVETLSALARRQHEHRERTVARLTAVVDSGLLRAELRDMAVYYRAKAQRDLGRAQDSRDGMRLVADGGGRLAPAARRGLAHLARLAGDFPTALRTADTLGWAGRHHRILGDVWWVQGDMARAAAAYRAARDEAEEHAVAGERATAQAHRAFTLAFTDPAVAQDELDLAHHLLVGLDLRATRLTTHIAALLRDAGTASAQIEGRAQVLRAEAATAGITAARPAIELALGFHHAVHADEVRLNACLARLRETVRGGDYAYYGDIVCFMAGWPLPDDGPSRAQWLDGPERTRARWRDLVTARRALYGGTP, encoded by the coding sequence GTGGGGGATGGCAGGGATCTGCGGACACTCTTCGGTTCGAACGACCGGGAGATTCATGCCGCCGAACAGTTCACCAACCGGCAGGAACAGTGGGAGGCCGTCACGGCCGCCCTGGGCGACCATCTGAGGACCGTCGGCGCACCCGCCTTCGACATCGAGGACCTCGAAACGCCGCGGGACAACGTGCTCGTCTTCCACGGGGTCGGCGGCATCGGCAAGTCGACGCTGTCGAGAAAGGTGGAGGCCGCACTCGCCCACAGCGAGCACCGGCCCGCCCAATGGGGTGCGCCCGTCTGGGGGAACGGCCACCCGCGTGTCCTTCCGGTCCGCATCGACCTGGCCCGTTCGGCCGGAACCGACTTCGAGCGGGTCGTGCTCACGATCCGCCTGGCCCTCGCCGAACTCGGCCGCCCGCTCCCCGCCTTCGATCTGGCCCTGCGCCGCTACTGGGACCAGATCCACCCGGGCGAACCACTGGAGGAGTATCTGCGCCGGGGCGGTCTCGGCCGGCGCTTCGGCAGGGTCGTACCGCAGCAGATGCAGTCGGCGCTGGCCGACATCGCCCAGGCGCTGCTGCTGCCCGGCACGGTCGGCGCAGTGGTCGGGCAGGTCACCGGCGCGCTGGTGCGGGCGCTGCGGGACCACCGGGCCTCGGTGCGTGCACTCGCGGAATGCACCCGGCTGGCCGACTTCCTGGAGGCCGAACCCGACCTCGACTCCCTCGCCTACGCCACCCACCTGCTCGCCTGGGAAATCGCCCGGCTGCCCCGGGGCAGGGCGGTGGTCCCGGTGATCCTGCTGGACACGTTCGAGGACGTCGGCGACCGTGTCCACCGCGATCTGGAGAGGCTGCTCCAGCGCGTCGTGTGGCTCATGCCCAACGCGTTCTTCGTCATCACCGGGCGCAGCCGGCTGCAATGGGCCGACGAGGCCCTGCACGGCCAGCTCGACTGGGCCGGACCGGCCGCCTGGCCGGGCCTGGCGGTGGCCGAGGACCCGGCGGCGGACCCCGACGCACCGCACCCGCCGGGCGGTCCGCCCCCGGGCTCTGCCGGGCGGGCACGGGGTGCCCGGCAGATCCTCGTCGGGGACTTCTCCGCCGAGGACTGCGACGACTACCTCGCCCGGCGGCTGACCCGGGACGGCAACCCGGTCATGGGACCCGAGGTCCGGGCCGTCGTCACCGCGCGCTCCCACGGACTGCCCCTCCACCTCGATCTGGCCGTCCAGCGGTTCCTCGCGATCCGGCGTACCGGGCGCGACCCGCGGCCGGCCGATCTCGACCTCGACTTCCCCGCACTCATCGTCAGGACGCTCAGCGATCTGACCCCCGACGAGCGGCATGTCCTGCGTTCCGTATCCCTCCTGGACAACTTCGACGTGGCACTCGCGTCCCGGGCGGCGGGAATGACCTACGAGTCGGCCGCCCTGCGCATGGTCGAGCGGCCCTTCGTCCGGTTCGATCCGCACGCCGTGTGGCCGTACCACCTGCACGGGGTGATCCGCTCCACCATCCGCACCGCCGGTGACCGGGCGGACGACCGCTGGTCGGAGCGGGACTGGACCCGGGCGGCGGAACGGGCCTTCGAGGCGATCGGTGAGCGCCGGGCCGCCGCACCCGTCCCGGACCGCACGCTGCTGGTGAACTGTCTGCGCCAAGGGCTGCGCCTGGCACGGGACTTCGGCCTCGGCCTCGGCTGGCTCGCCGACGCCGCGTGGGCCTACGTCGGCGACTCGGTGTGGGAGCCGCTCGCCCCGCCCGCCCCCGAGGGGCTCGCCCCGTCCCCTCTGCGCACCGCGGCCGACGCCCTGGTCGAGACGCTCAGCGCGCTCGCCCGCCGCCAGCACGAACACCGCGAGCGAACCGTCGCCCGGCTGACAGCCGTCGTCGACTCAGGGCTGCTGCGCGCGGAGCTGCGCGACATGGCGGTCTACTACCGGGCCAAGGCCCAGCGCGACCTGGGCCGTGCACAGGACTCCCGGGACGGGATGCGCCTGGTCGCCGACGGCGGCGGACGGCTCGCCCCCGCGGCCCGGCGCGGTCTCGCCCACCTGGCCCGCCTCGCCGGGGACTTCCCCACCGCCCTGCGGACCGCCGACACCCTGGGCTGGGCCGGCCGCCACCACCGCATCCTCGGCGACGTCTGGTGGGTGCAGGGCGACATGGCCCGCGCCGCAGCGGCCTACCGGGCCGCCCGCGACGAGGCCGAGGAACACGCCGTCGCCGGGGAACGCGCCACCGCCCAGGCGCACCGGGCCTTCACCCTGGCCTTCACCGACCCCGCCGTCGCCCAGGACGAACTGGACCTCGCCCACCACCTGCTGGTGGGCCTGGACCTGCGGGCCACCCGCCTCACCACTCACATCGCCGCCCTCCTGCGGGACGCGGGCACGGCATCCGCCCAGATCGAGGGCCGCGCCCAGGTCCTGCGCGCCGAGGCGGCCACCGCCGGAATCACCGCCGCCCGGCCGGCGATCGAGCTCGCCCTCGGCTTCCATCACGCGGTCCACGCCGATGAGGTCCGGTTGAACGCGTGCCTCGCGCGCCTGCGGGAGACGGTCCGCGGGGGCGACTACGCCTACTACGGCGACATCGTGTGCTTCATGGCCGGGTGGCCCCTCCCCGACGACGGCCCGTCACGGGCACAGTGGCTCGACGGGCCCGAACGCACTCGCGCCCGCTGGCGGGATCTGGTCACCGCCCGGCGCGCGCTGTACGGCGGAACACCGTGA
- a CDS encoding ABC transporter ATP-binding protein, which yields MIRIDSVTKRYPDGTVAVDRLSLEIPDRSITVLVGPSGCGKTTTLRMINRMVEPSEGTILIDGKDSRQQPVNTLRRSMGYVIQNAGLFQHRTIVDNIATVPRMLGWGKEKARARARELMERVGLDGSLARRYPYQLSGGQQQRVGVARALAADPPVLLMDEPFSAVDPIVRKGLQDELLRIQDELGKTIVFVTHDIDEAVKIGTMVAVLRTGGKLAQYAPPAELLSSPADAFVEDFLGTDRGIRRLSFFPSAGLRLLTAPVVALDASAEQIAARGTDGAPYLLVTDMDGRPLGWSEPGDLTAGSVDPARLLPYGRPFVAGTDSLRAALDCAVLSPTGWAVGVDAEGRVAGVVSQQTIGEAIRGAHAEGRTDIKVGP from the coding sequence TTGATACGGATAGATTCAGTCACCAAGCGGTACCCGGACGGCACGGTGGCGGTCGACCGGCTCTCGTTGGAGATTCCCGACCGCTCGATCACGGTCCTCGTCGGCCCCTCGGGCTGCGGCAAGACGACCACCCTGCGCATGATCAACCGGATGGTCGAACCCAGCGAGGGCACCATCCTGATCGACGGCAAGGACAGCCGGCAGCAGCCGGTCAACACGCTGCGCCGGTCCATGGGCTACGTCATCCAGAACGCCGGTCTCTTCCAGCACCGCACGATCGTCGACAACATCGCCACCGTGCCCCGCATGCTGGGCTGGGGCAAGGAGAAGGCGCGGGCCCGGGCCAGGGAGCTGATGGAGCGGGTCGGGCTCGACGGCTCGCTCGCCAGGCGGTACCCCTACCAGCTGTCCGGCGGCCAGCAGCAGCGCGTCGGCGTGGCGCGGGCGCTCGCCGCCGATCCGCCGGTGCTGCTGATGGACGAGCCGTTCTCGGCCGTCGACCCCATCGTGCGCAAGGGCCTCCAGGACGAACTCCTGCGCATCCAGGACGAGTTGGGCAAGACCATCGTCTTCGTCACCCATGACATCGACGAGGCCGTCAAGATCGGCACGATGGTCGCCGTGCTGCGCACCGGCGGCAAGCTCGCCCAGTACGCGCCGCCCGCCGAGCTGCTCTCCAGCCCCGCCGACGCGTTCGTCGAGGACTTCCTCGGCACCGACCGGGGCATCCGGCGGCTCTCCTTCTTCCCCTCCGCCGGGCTCCGTCTGCTGACCGCCCCGGTCGTGGCCCTCGACGCCTCCGCCGAGCAGATCGCCGCCCGCGGCACGGACGGGGCCCCCTACCTCCTCGTCACGGACATGGACGGCAGGCCCCTCGGCTGGAGCGAGCCCGGGGACCTCACCGCGGGCAGCGTCGACCCGGCCCGGCTGCTGCCGTACGGGCGGCCGTTCGTCGCCGGTACCGACTCGCTGCGGGCCGCCCTGGACTGCGCCGTGCTCTCGCCCACCGGGTGGGCCGTCGGGGTGGACGCCGAGGGACGCGTGGCCGGAGTGGTCTCCCAGCAGACCATCGGCGAGGCGATCCGCGGGGCGCACGCGGAGGGCCGTACGGACATCAAGGTCGGCCCGTGA
- a CDS encoding ABC transporter permease subunit, which yields MNGFFDIPSDLQHSWLGLVGLHLREALLPVLAGLVIALPLSQLCVRFRWLYPPVLWVTTVLYAIPSLAFFVVLIDYTGQTELTVMIPLTVYTLVILVPAIVDGVRSVPQETLAAATAMGFGPVRRYLQVQLPIAVPAIIAGLRVATVSSISLVSVGALIGNQGALGNLINDANIYNRPELAVNAVVTMAVLAILADGLLVAVRLLLTPWMPSGARARRAQRPEPEVAAR from the coding sequence GTGAACGGTTTCTTCGACATCCCGAGCGACCTCCAGCACAGCTGGCTCGGTCTCGTCGGCCTCCACCTCAGGGAGGCCCTGCTGCCGGTCCTCGCCGGCCTCGTGATCGCCCTGCCGCTGTCCCAGCTGTGCGTGCGCTTCCGGTGGCTGTACCCGCCCGTGCTGTGGGTGACGACCGTGCTGTACGCGATCCCCTCACTGGCCTTCTTCGTGGTCCTCATCGACTACACCGGCCAGACCGAGCTCACGGTGATGATCCCGCTCACCGTCTACACGCTCGTCATCCTCGTCCCGGCGATCGTCGACGGCGTCCGTTCGGTGCCGCAGGAGACCCTCGCGGCCGCGACCGCGATGGGCTTCGGACCCGTACGCCGTTACCTCCAGGTCCAGTTGCCGATAGCGGTGCCCGCCATCATCGCCGGACTGCGGGTGGCGACGGTGTCGAGCATCTCCCTCGTCAGCGTCGGCGCCCTCATCGGCAACCAGGGCGCGCTCGGCAACCTCATCAACGACGCCAACATCTACAACCGGCCCGAACTCGCCGTGAACGCCGTGGTGACCATGGCCGTCCTCGCGATCCTCGCCGACGGGCTGCTGGTCGCCGTACGACTGCTCCTGACGCCGTGGATGCCGAGCGGCGCGCGTGCGCGGCGCGCGCAGCGGCCCGAACCGGAGGTCGCCGCCCGGTGA
- a CDS encoding ABC transporter permease — translation MNVLNFINAFFSDSAHWQGYDGIPTRLWEHVQYTLEALAIAAAIGLPVGLLTGHYGRGGNALAFIAVAGRALPTFGLLVLMTLSLGFGLINVMIPLVVLAVPPILVTTYEAMRSVDPAPVDAARGMGMHEAEVLFRVELPVALPLILGGLRSAAIQIVSTATIAAYVSLGGLGRYIVDGLYQRNYEKVVGGATLVAGLALVTLAVFWGITRLTVSRGVLRSN, via the coding sequence GTGAACGTCCTCAACTTCATCAACGCCTTCTTCAGCGACAGCGCGCACTGGCAGGGCTACGACGGGATCCCCACCCGGCTGTGGGAGCACGTCCAGTACACCCTGGAGGCCCTCGCCATCGCCGCGGCGATCGGACTGCCGGTGGGGCTCCTCACCGGGCACTACGGGCGCGGCGGCAACGCGCTGGCCTTCATCGCCGTCGCCGGGCGGGCGCTGCCCACCTTCGGCCTGCTGGTGCTGATGACCCTGTCCCTCGGGTTCGGACTGATCAACGTGATGATCCCGCTGGTCGTCCTCGCCGTGCCGCCCATCCTGGTCACCACCTACGAGGCGATGCGGTCGGTGGATCCCGCGCCGGTGGACGCGGCCCGGGGGATGGGCATGCACGAGGCGGAGGTGCTCTTCCGGGTCGAGCTCCCGGTCGCCCTCCCGCTGATCCTCGGCGGGCTGCGGTCGGCGGCGATCCAGATCGTGTCGACGGCCACGATCGCCGCGTACGTCTCGCTGGGCGGGCTCGGGCGGTACATCGTGGACGGGCTCTACCAGCGCAACTACGAGAAGGTCGTGGGCGGGGCGACGCTGGTCGCCGGGCTGGCGCTGGTCACGCTCGCGGTGTTCTGGGGGATCACCAGGCTGACGGTGTCGCGGGGAGTGCTCAGGAGCAACTAG
- a CDS encoding ATP/GTP-binding protein, translating into MTPTEPATRPSAAPSAAVRPPLPVKMVIAGGFGVGKTTAVGSISEIEPLTTEAAITEVAAGVDDLSHTPRKTTTTVAMDFGCITVDPTLKLYLFGTPGQERFGFMWDDIVEGAVGGLVIVDTRRLDDCYAAVDYFEHKQIPFAVAVNAFDGRVEHTLDEVRWALDVNDRVPVIVFDARERGSVRDALLVVLEQALERTGG; encoded by the coding sequence GTGACACCGACTGAACCGGCCACCCGGCCCTCGGCCGCGCCCTCCGCCGCCGTACGACCGCCGCTGCCGGTCAAGATGGTGATCGCGGGCGGCTTCGGGGTGGGCAAGACCACCGCGGTCGGCTCGATCTCCGAGATCGAGCCGCTGACCACCGAGGCCGCCATCACCGAGGTCGCCGCGGGCGTGGACGACCTCAGCCACACCCCGCGCAAGACCACCACCACGGTCGCGATGGACTTCGGCTGCATCACGGTCGACCCGACCCTGAAGCTGTACCTGTTCGGCACGCCGGGCCAGGAGCGCTTCGGCTTCATGTGGGACGACATCGTCGAGGGCGCGGTCGGCGGCCTGGTCATCGTCGACACCCGCCGCCTGGACGACTGCTACGCCGCGGTGGACTACTTCGAGCACAAGCAGATCCCGTTCGCGGTCGCCGTCAACGCCTTCGACGGCAGGGTCGAACACACCCTGGACGAGGTCCGCTGGGCCCTCGACGTCAACGACCGCGTCCCGGTGATCGTCTTCGACGCGAGGGAACGCGGTTCGGTGCGGGACGCGCTGCTGGTCGTACTGGAACAAGCCCTGGAACGTACGGGGGGTTGA
- a CDS encoding DUF742 domain-containing protein encodes MADGSTPPDPEPGGPVPAVRPFLVTAGRVAPDPAGRTMPVETQVVATAEGLAVLDRLAFEQHDIVAACRIPQSIAEIAARLRLHLNVVRILAEDLRSAGQLTVHVPDTDVTHDASVLRRLIDGLRAIPDSRGVLRDTD; translated from the coding sequence ATGGCGGACGGCAGCACGCCTCCGGACCCGGAGCCGGGCGGTCCCGTGCCCGCCGTACGGCCGTTCCTCGTCACCGCCGGCCGGGTGGCGCCCGACCCGGCCGGCCGGACGATGCCCGTCGAGACCCAGGTGGTGGCCACCGCCGAGGGACTCGCCGTGCTCGACCGGCTCGCCTTCGAACAGCACGACATCGTCGCCGCGTGCCGCATTCCGCAGTCCATCGCGGAGATCGCGGCCCGGCTGCGGCTGCACCTGAACGTGGTGCGGATCCTCGCCGAGGACCTGCGCTCGGCGGGGCAGTTGACGGTGCACGTGCCCGACACCGACGTCACCCACGACGCCTCCGTCCTGCGCAGGCTCATCGACGGCCTGCGTGCCATCCCCGACTCCCGAGGGGTACTCCGTGACACCGACTGA